AGTATTTCTCTCCCCGTTTTGATGGTGCTCGCCACACCGACGCTACTCGGAATTCTGCTCGGAGAATTCCTGCTGGCAGGGTACCCCGTCGGCCGGTGCATCGCGTTTTCGACCATCGGGTGTCTGATCGCTCTTTTTGCGGTGATGTCGACTTGGAGCACGGGCGCGGACGGTGTTCCCTTTTTCGAATCGTTCAGGGCCCAGCTCCAGGTGAACATGGAAGCCGCGTTCGAGGCCTACGGATCGGTGGGATTGATCCCCGCGGAGCAGATCCCGGAGTACAAGGAAATGGCGAAAGTGCTGACGGAAAGCATCTTCCGCATTTTCCCGGCGCTGTTCGTCATAGGTTTCGCGGTGATGGCGTGGATAACGCTGGTGATCGCCCGAAAGATTGACCCGATGAAGGGGCTGTTTTCAAAGGCTTGGGAACACCTCAAGGAATGGCAGGCTCCGGATCCTTTGATATGGGTTTTGGTAAGCGCCGGCTGCCTGCTGCTGTTGTCCGGTCCGGTTCCCAAAGCCATTGGCATGAATGTGCTGCTCGTTGTCTTGCTGGTCTATTTTTTTCAGGGGCTATCCATTGTCGCTTTCTTCTTTGACCGTAAACAGATTCCGAAATTCATCCGGGGCATCGGGTACGCTTTTATCCTGTTCCAGGAAGTGGCCACATTGCTGGTCATTGGTCTGGGCGTATTCGACGTCTGGTTTAACATCCGCCGGATAGGGAAGAATGCGATGGACCCCCTTAACGAAAACGGTTAGAAGTGAAGCCCGGAATTCAGTGCGAATCATGATGGCTTTGAACCTATTTACATTGGAGTAAAGATCCGTTCAAGACGGAGGGAAAGACGTGAAGCTAATTCTGAAAGAAACGATCGACTCCTTGGGAGTACGCGGCAAGATTGTGAACGTGAAACCCGGCTATGCTCGAAACTTCCTGATTCCGAAGGGACTGGCCGTACCGGCCACCGACGTGAATATTAGACAGCTTGAAAACGAACGCTACGTCATTGAAGCGTCCCTGATTCGCGAGCGCGATTTGGCGGAAGAGGTGGCGCGCAAGATCGAATCCATAACGAGCACCATCCGGGCCAAAGCGGGCGAAGGGGATCGATTGTACGGTTCCATTACCAACATGGATATTGCAAAGAACCTGCTAAATCAGGGCATCGAGATCGACCGGAAGAAGATCCTTCTTGATGAACCGATCAAGACCCTCGGGGAGACGAAAGTCTCCGTTAAGCTTCATCCGGACGTTGTGGCCGAACTGACGGTTAACGTAGTCAAGGAGTAAGGCTATGGCGGCCCGCGCCGCGGCTGTCACCGACAAAATCCAAGTCGGTCCGCCAAAAGTCCCTCCGCAGAATCTCGAAGCGGAACAGGCCGTGCTGGGAGGTGTGTTGATTGCCCCCGCGGCCATGCACAAAGTCGCCGAGCTATTGACGCCTATTCATTTTTACCGCGAAAGCCACGCGCTGATTTTTGAAGGCATGCTGGATCTCTACGAAGACGGTGAACCCATCGACGTGGTCACCCTCACGGAGCGTTTGAGAAAAAAGCAGCAGCTCGATAGAGTCGGCGGGGCCACCTACCTTTCCGCTCTTGCCGGCGCAGTGGTCACGGCGGCCAATGTTTCCAACTATGCCCGGATCGTGCATGAAAAAGCGCTGCTGCGTTCGATCATCGATAAGGGGACAGAGATTGCCGCCCG
Above is a genomic segment from Deltaproteobacteria bacterium containing:
- a CDS encoding DUF2232 domain-containing protein, with amino-acid sequence MTHKSQSSSRELGLGTLAMVILVACSSLHFVAGIVATLLIPLPVLYLRWKAGRWRAALIGISVWFLYGFVTMGSISLPVLMVLATPTLLGILLGEFLLAGYPVGRCIAFSTIGCLIALFAVMSTWSTGADGVPFFESFRAQLQVNMEAAFEAYGSVGLIPAEQIPEYKEMAKVLTESIFRIFPALFVIGFAVMAWITLVIARKIDPMKGLFSKAWEHLKEWQAPDPLIWVLVSAGCLLLLSGPVPKAIGMNVLLVVLLVYFFQGLSIVAFFFDRKQIPKFIRGIGYAFILFQEVATLLVIGLGVFDVWFNIRRIGKNAMDPLNENG
- a CDS encoding 50S ribosomal protein L9; this translates as MKLILKETIDSLGVRGKIVNVKPGYARNFLIPKGLAVPATDVNIRQLENERYVIEASLIRERDLAEEVARKIESITSTIRAKAGEGDRLYGSITNMDIAKNLLNQGIEIDRKKILLDEPIKTLGETKVSVKLHPDVVAELTVNVVKE